In the genome of Cryptomeria japonica chromosome 8, Sugi_1.0, whole genome shotgun sequence, one region contains:
- the LOC131032320 gene encoding alcohol dehydrogenase 1: MDTDGKVITCKAAVAWGPKEPLVIEDVQVHPPKKMEVRIKITHTSLCHTDVTFWANGDKSKFPRIFGHEGAGLVESVGEGVIDLKPGDHVIPLSSGECGDCVYCKSKDTNMCEKYKADLFRTVMINDGETRFSIGGKPVYHFMMSSTFSQYTVVDYACVTKINPNAPLDKVCLLGCGVATGIGSVCNVTDVGPQSTVAIFGLGTIGLAAVQGAKINGASRIIAVDINPDKFEKAKVVGATDCINPKDHVKPIDEVIRGMTNGGVDYSFECAGNVDVLHQAFASTNELLGLTVLVGLDPSPRKISLTPLDLLYGRRIVGAILGRYKGKTQLPELVEKYMNKEINLDTFITHEKPLADINTAFDLLLAGKSLRCVMQMF; encoded by the exons ATGGACACTGATGGGAAAGTTATCACTTGCAAAG CTGCAGTAGCATGGGGGCCAAAGGAGCCCCTGGTTATAGAGGATGTGCAGGTACATCCTCCAAAGAAAATGGAAGTCCGGATAAAAATTACCCATACTTCTCTCTGCCATACTGACGTTACATTCTGGGCAAATGGGGATAAAAGCAAATTTCCCCGCATATTTGGCCACGAGGGTGCAGG ATTAGTAGAGAGCGTGGGAGAAGGAGTGATAGATCTGAAGCCAGGAGATCATGTGATTCCTTTATCCTCAGGAGAGTGTGGAGATTGTGTGTACTGTAAATCCAAAGATACAAATATGTGCGAAAAGTATAAAGCTGATCTTTTCAGAACAGTGATGATAAATGATGGAGAGACTCGGTTTTCTATTGGTGGGAAGCCGGTTTACCATTTCATGATGTCATCTACATTTAGCCAATATACAGTTGTGGACTATGCATGCGTTACCAAAATCAATCCCAATGCACCTTTAGATAAGGTCTGCTTGCTTGGCTGCGGTGTTGCCACAG GTATTGGATCTGTCTGCAATGTAACTGATGTGGGACCTCAATCAACCGTGGCTATTTTTGGACTTGGCACCATTGGACTTGCA GCTGTACAAGGTGCAAAAATTAATGGTGCATCCAGGATCATCGCTGTAGACATCAATCCTGACAAGTTCGAGAAAG CCAAAGTAGTAGGAGCCACTGATTGCATTAATCCAAAAGATCACGTGAAACCGATTGATGAG GTAATAAGAGGCATGACTAATGGAGGAGTGGATTACAGCTTCGAATGCGCTGGGAATGTTGATGTTCTGCACCAGGCATTTGCCTCCACTAATGAG TTGTTGGGTTTGACAGTGTTGGTGGGGCTAGATCCTAGTCCACGCAAGATATCTCTCACTCCATTGGATTTGCTTTACGGGAGAAGAATTGTAGGAGCAATACTTGGACGATACAAAGGGAAAACACAATTGCCTGAGCTTGTGGAGAAATATATGAACAAA GAGATTAATTTGGATACTTTTATCACCCATGAGAAACCTCTGGCAGATATCAACACAGCATTTGATTTGCTGTTGGCGGGCAAGAGTTTAAGATGTGTCATGCAAATGTTCTAA